CACGTGCTTTGCCAGTTCCGTTTATTAAGGAAAACGTTCCTCGGGAAAATCATCGTTGTCTCAAAATCATAATGAAAATCAATTTgatgagaaaatgaaaaggaaagagagagagagagagagagagagagagagagaaagatagaaaaaataggaaagtaTGTCAGTTCTGATTCTGATTATTTTCAGAGgtcggaaaagaaaaacatcctGAGGAAAGAACAAGCGATCCCTTATACGTAAGGATGCGAGTGCGTAGGAGAAGATACACGAAGCGGTGACGACACACGGATTTGTCTCGACATGAGGCTAAGtccaatttttttatcatgcgCCACGGCGAGCTGGCTCGGTCCTGCCGAGGCTATTCGAAGCCCTTCATATTCGAAGGACTACGAATTATCAACGGAGTTCTTCCTGGTGCCGTCGGAGGATACGGCCGATAGAAATGGTTTAGCTAGCGTGGCTAGCGTTATCAGCGTGCCAGCACCCAATAGAACCGTATCCGTCTTCAGAATGCCAACGAGGAAGGGCCAAGAACGCGAAACCGAATCTACCAGGCCACCGAGCTCGCGTTTCCTTCTCAGACAACGACCTTGGGCTCTTCCCCTTGCAGCCCTAAGTGCCGCAGCGATGCTTCTTATGGCTGGTTTCGAGGTTTTCGTACTTCTCAAGGTTGGTCAATGCTCCAAACGGAAAAtcaaattaacattttattatcattctacgacatttatttttctgttttatttttcttttctttttctttttttttgtaatttaaagtaattatataaagtatcggtatttatcattttaaatcatCTTTGGACATAGACGAAAGAACATCGAGttctaaagaaataagattCTGACCGAGATTTTCCATTGATCCTAAACCATAGTTGTAATATACTATTTTCGATTGAATTTCTTCGACAAGCTCCGATAATCTAAGAGAATTTCGCCGAGACCTAGGCCTAGTTTGTTCAACGTTTCTCCGTACGACGTGTCTCGTCTAGGTTGCGTATTGCCACGCTCCATTGGGCCACGAGCAAACGAGTCGAGAAAGGCCGTGATAGTAAAACGAGTTTGTTCGCTATCACACGCGTGAGACGTAGACgctctattattatcataccaTTACTATCTCGTTACCGTTCTTGTCGTTAGAGGAAGTTGCCGATTACGCTTGCACTTTTACGGTTACTCGTTCAATCTCAACGagcaataatataattgtatgtatataccgtatttatatatatatatgtatatatatgtgtatatatatatatatacataatatattctttattataattagagaAATTAATCTACGCTCATCGGGAAagataatttgatttaatttgcTTACGATTATGGCGCGTTCCTCCATATATAATCTGGAGCAAAACGGTAGCTACTTGTttcatatttgttatttaccTTACTCGGAATCACGCATAATGATTCGAATATCAAATCGAGATCGATGATAAAACGATGATATTACCATTAATTTAATCGAGAGGAaggttttttctctctctctctctcactctctctctctataaaaatatattcctcgtgaaaataatatattcataatgtATTTCAGGCAAGAGCAGCAGCTCCAAACAGACGTCACTTGTTCCTAGGCCAAGCCCTTTTACttggtctttttcttttggctGGACTCTCAGCTGCAGCTTCTCTCAGCCAAAATCCTCTCTCTTGTGCAGCCTTCAGACTAGTCGGTTTACCAGCGGCCCTCGTATTTGCGGCCCTTCTCGTCAAATGcgtcttccttctttcattgAACAGCGGTGTCTATTTACCAGCACCTTATCAAGTTAGTAATAATTatcagaatatttttaatgtttccaaaaattcaaagatttccagaaataaatggaaatttGATTCTATTgggaaagatatataatttgttattgcGGTTTCGAGAAaggtttttatatttaagaatatcaAAGAGATCCGGTCTTGTTTCTCGATCTGCGGTAAAGCGATCACGCGAGCGCTCGATATGAATGAAAAGCTTATTTGTAGTTGTGTATAGGCAACACGTATATACAATAGTGAGTTAATGTATAGAAACTCGTGGGACGACTTAGACCGTGAATACTCGGAATTTTTCACGTTCGGTCTGTGCCAACGATCAGAATGCCAATGGTATACGACTATTCGCGCAAAAGCAACGTGTAACTATCATTGACAGATtggaaagtatatatatatatatatatatatatatatatacacgcatggttgaataattctttttacttcaCCGCAGGCTTTGGTACTGGTATTTGCTGTACTGGTACAAGTAGCTATCGTCGGCCAATGGTTTTACGGAGAACCACCCGCGGTTATACAAGTTCAAAATGTGGATCAGAATGGTCCTCTATTGGGTTGCAAAACTCCCCTCGGACAGACAGTGGCTTCCCTAGGGTAAACTTTTGAAATGTAACTTTTGGGCAGATACATACGTGACATAGTTTagaaattatgaatattacgaagaaaaaaaaaaaaaaaggaaaagaaactatTGATCTTtcattactttcattttttattttagatatcCAGGGATATTGTTAATAGCGGTTGCCTGTTTAGCCGTTCGAGCACGTGGCGTACGTGATAATAACAGGGAAGCTGCTTTTATCGGACTCGCCGTAGGTCTGTCATTGCCGATTTGGATATCAAGCGCAATTGGCTCTACAGTAGCCTCCTCCGAGAGCGATAAGGAGGCGTGGCTGGCCTATGGCCTCCTTACTACATCGTTCCTCGTTTTTTTGACGATGTTCCTGCCGAAGGGTCGACAATTGGCTGCACTTGGTCGTGAAGGACCTACAACCGTCATTCGAGATCGCGATGACGCACTCAGCTCTCTACCTGGCAGCGGCtactctccttcctttttccattttaaacCTGCTGAGACGTCCTTGAAGAGGAAGATGCACTATCACAGCGCTGGTACGTTAGAATAAACGAATTTCGACGATTTCACCCGATCCTTCGTAAATTTCTCTTGTTGTTTTGCACGCACGCTCGCATTGCGCGATTACGTTTCTTTCTCAACTGCGATGAGTTTCCTTTCGATTCGCATCTACGATATCTGATTCTACACGGTAAATTTAGACCTTAGGCATATCCGAAGTATAAACGAATTAATGGGCATTTGGAAAGGACGTAATCCgttcgaaaggaaaatattgaGAATCACTTTCACACGTTTTCGCTGCAGATCGTGTCGCGCTGGTCTCATCGGGAATACCTGGTTGCAGCGCTTGCAGACACGGGGGAAGTCCAATATATTCCGATGGTAAGTCGTCGTGCGTTCAATTCTACAACAACGATTTGAAATGATCGTTTTGTCGTTTTTTTCATATCAACTTTTTTCCTCGTTCGACGCTCCTTCGATCAAGATTCTCTCGATTCATCATTTATCGAATATCTAAACCCAGGCATTCTTGATATTTTTCGCTTGAGAGAAAATTCCATGATAAATTTACAACGCGTAGTAACGTGTAATAAAGTCGCTCTCGACGCCTTCAAGGCGACATGTCGCCTCTTCTTGCCGTGCATTTTTCTTCAACGTAATTGGTTCCTCGTTTACGCTCTTGACTTCTCGCGACCTTCAACTCGTAGGGATCAaacgaaagggaagaaaaatcttGTGCGATGGCTAGGgatgcaagagaaagagaagtaaacagcagagagagagaaagagagagagagagagagagagagagagaaagttccaAGACGAGGGTCAAGCACTTCTTCAGCgtttaaaggaagaagaggggaaaaaggaTACCGTTAGATCGGACGAACGACATCGTCGAATGGCCTGCAAGTTGCGCTTTCgctcttaaaaaaaaacgaaaaggaataatcatttgtatatatgtattaacgtATTTTCCAATTTTAATTTCGCTCGATAATTCGGACTCGAGTCCGAATGAATTTgttaacaaatgaaaatattaacaatgtaGTTATTATACTACTTGGATATGtagattcttttaaaattcatttcgatGATAATTATCCTCTTGTTTGTTTGTCTCGATTAGTCAATAATTACGTCAACGTTCTAAGTATTTTATTCAGGTCGAAAGCGTAAAACGCAAACGAGAAGCTTCATAATGCGATACGTCTCTCTTTACCGTAATGTTCATTATTACGAGCAAGGCGTGGAATATACTGGAAATTACGAGCTAAAGGTCACTAGCCCCTTGGCCATTCACTTAAACACATCAAACCCCTCTCGCACCTACTTCAGAGTTTTTATATgactttttgttcttctttttttttttccttcttttttgcttGGCGAGGTGAAGGAACGGGGCGGAGCGGGGCGCGGAGAAGCGGCAAAGGGGTGGAgggagaaaacgaaataatgaaTCTTTTGATGAGACAGAGCTGCGATTAAAAACCCGCATGTAAGAGACAACGGATTAATCATAAACGATCATGATGCGAGTTCTTTGATAATGACACTTTAGAATCCTTTCAAAATGAatgactttgttttatttgtttttttccttattgatctggattataacgatatatatatatatatatatatacgtacgtatgtataatgaGAAATgtggaatatttattatactgtGTACCCACGGAGGGACATATTACGAGCTATTGGAGAAGTATGAAATGACGTTTATGGTCAGCCGCATAAGTAGAACACTATTATCGATGTCAGACACCGATAAACCGCATTAATAAATTGTACTGTGATCTTTTACGTTGgtcatattttatcaaatatttctagtttattaatacaacgaacatttttttttttttttattatagaagatCGATATTTTggcaattatttctaatattttcgtttaacaaaatatattttatattaaaaattgatctaTACGTGTATGTGATCTGAATaagttcaattatttttattaagaatcaTTGTGTATTTGAAGttgattatttgataatttttaaaatggaaatatgcgctgtatattagaaaatacttgtactacttaaataatatatatgtgttttctcttcctcgtttTCAGAGGTTCATGGACCGATGGAGACGTTTGTTCTACCGACCGGTATGTATTTAAGGCCGGAGGATGCTGGAAATCTCTACACGACTCTATCAGCGAATCCCAACGTATTTTTCCAGAGAGCTACGCACCCGGGGATGATGTATTGATCCCTTCTTTTAATCGACGCGAAAGAactttattcaaatatttgaatttaatttaacgagAAGATCCGCGGCTTTATAATTCTTCGCGTTAGATCACGATCAATGATCGAGATAATTACAtcgattgtaaatatttacgttGCATTTAGTATTTGACAAGTTTTGTCAATGTCtgtacgaaaaataatattgaacgtACGCCGAGTGATATGTTTGTGCGAATAaacatctttcttttatataatatacaattttttatagtacattgttttttcataaaaagtgAGCCACGAGTTTCGtactataaaataatcattccaATTAATGACAAATGATGATAAACCATTGgatcattcaattttattaatttttaaaaaattcattttatatttttgacgaatgagtgaaaaattaataaactattTTACTCGTCGATCGTTATGAGACAGAAaggattgattttttttcttttttttttctttctttttttctctttttttttcttttttttttttttttttttgacgaatgTTTCacgtacgaataaataaataaaaatttccataTACACGATGGCagatattacgataattaaactttaagtaaataaaatttgaaagtcGATTTAATGGGATATATGATGTAAAGAAATGTTTgcaaaaataatcgatataacggcgaaaaaataatgaataaataaggaGTATAGATCGgcttttgataatttaaagAGGATCGTGCTAGGGCACCAACGACAGGTTGCCGTTTTATGTCACGTGGTTACAGTTAAGCGGGGAAAGGTCTTCCCGTGTTGCTTGTTTCGAAATGTCAACAATTGTCAACAATATGGCCTTGTGAAATAATCCGTATGTGGTAATAGCCAAACGTTTTTGTGCAagtaatattgaattaatttataagagtATAGCTCGATGGACTTCGATTGATACGTACACGTAATACGAACAGCATTAACGATATGTACTATCCTAACCTTAAATTTAGAAATCAACATCAGTTTCactaagataataaaaatctttcaaaattttacaTAACGATAAACGAAATGGCAGGACAATTAGAAAGACTAAGGTAAGTTAGGTTTTAATTGATTATGTTTATGCATttgtaaacaattaaaattaatcttaattgcagaaaaaataaatgttgcaGTTAAACTAaaacatttgtttaaaaatgaaattgttaatCGAATTCTATatgcttatttattttctcttattgttAAGAATTTACTTTGTTACGTGGAACGTGGCCACTAAGTATCCTGTACAAGATTTGCATcaacttttaaatattacacatggaaatataaaatctttaccagacatatattttattgggtatgtttaataattttaatggctaaagaaattgttagaaaagtgaaattgattatattttgtattagaCTACAGGAAGTAAAGGCACAACCACAGAATATggtattagatattatttttcaagaggATCCATGGACCAAATCGTTCAGGCAAGTTTTTACagaattattaatctttaataatttatctattatatcatGACGATTAGATGTTTTTAACcaatataaattctatatgcCAACGCTAATAATTACAGAGAAGTATTAAAAGATTACGATTATGTGAAAATCCGTTCTCAACGGTTACAGGGTCTTGTTTTAAATATGTTCTGTTTAAGAAAACATATTACTCATTTAAGATTGGTAGAAGCACAATATACGAGAACAGGATTTGGTGGAATGTGGGTAAGAGTTAGATactataatttgtatatatacaaatcatttttttcaaaaaggatacatgtatttatacatatatacatatgtgtacatatatatatatatatatattttagggCAATAAAGGTGCCGTAAGCATAAGATTGAATATATATGGCGTTAGCATTTGTGTAGTAAATACACATTTAACGCCTCATGATCATCTATTAGCAGATAGAATAGCAGATTATAATACTATTCTTAGAGAACATTCTTTTAGTGCACCTGACACatcaaacattttatatcatgagtttgtatttatttctatatgcatattaatttctatgttaagataatggaaaatttgtttttattttcttagttATGTATTTTGGATCGGGGACTTGAATTTTAGACTTCATGGGGAAGATCTAACTGCAATTGATATTGATTTattggttaaaaaaaataaattgaatctACTTTTGGAAAGGGATCAATTGAAATTGGTGATGAGGAATGGCGATGCATTCGCAGAActaaatgaaaacaatattGAATTTCCTCCTACGTACAAATTTGAATTTGCTTCGCAGGAATTTGATCTCAAGTATATCACGATTTATACGTcttatgaataaattattaatttaattataagattATGTAAACGATTCAAAATTtgtatttgaatatttcttttgtagaCGCCGGCCATCTTGGACAGATAGAATTTTGTATAAAGTTAATGCAGACGTATATGACGATGTTACATTAAGCGCCCTACAACTTAATTACAAGAGTCATTCTAATTACATTCAATCTGATCATAAGCCTGTAACCGGTGAATTTGATATTATggtattgaaaattttcttttttctttttttttttttttccacataTATTCCTTATTTTGTACACAtacatttaaatgtatttatttagatcAGACCAAATGTGGAAGACCATGGCGTAGAGTTTCAACCAGTTTCTGCTTGGTTTATAGACGAAGAAAATTCAGTATCGTATAAATTGATTGGAGATGTAAGACCAGTAAGTGGAGATTGGGTGGGTCTTTTTCATAATCAATTTTCTAGTTTAGATGAATATATCGTCTATGAATATGTTGTAAGAGGTAAGAAGAGatacaatttatttgatttattttattaatatttttatatgttgtCAAATAAGTTTTAATTACTGTTAGGTAGAACAGCAGAAACTTCAGAAGTGGAATCTTCCGAACCAATAAcggaaagaatattttttagcGATTCGGCCCTTAGAATTCCTGGAATGTATCGTTTAGTTTATGTAGCGCAACGCGGTGATCTCAGAGGAATTCTTGGTATGAGTCCACCATTTCCAGGTCATCGCAGACCACTTTGATTGAATCTCTCCTCTAAATCCAGACAAATtagttgaattattttcacggTAATCTATAATTTAggattattaatgaaaatgttttatcgGTGTATGATACGAATCAGTTTGATTttgatcattaattttaattaacggGCCTAAGAAGAATAATCGACCAAAAGGATTtacaaattctttctttttttttatgaatatagagtaatatataaaaaaataatgacaattacgattaaggaaacgaaaagaaaagaaacataaaatgtACGAATAGTTTGTTCATTTTCTGCATGTTAGTTACGTTAGAAATCGTAtcgtttttaaatgaattacaaactttcttttataatatgaaaattggTTAATCAAGCGATTTCAGTGGCACTTGCAGCAAAggttgaataatttttaaatgcagaAACAATTGATTTGATCTCATTTgacataaaattaaaagaacaattattttttattaataaatgataccCAAAATAGGAATAGTATATCGTACTGTTTAAATATCGCTTTTAAATGCCTTAACCATAAAAGGTTAATCGAATACTTATTTCCTGCTATTGTGATAATTCCATCGAACAAAGAAACATAATCTATAATATTCGTGTTGAAATTTAATGGAGGAAAATATCTGgcataatattctatatatatatatttatagttactatattattagatattagacaattttgtttataatatttttatgttatttttggTACCTGGTTAATGCTTCTGAGTTTATTGCTCGGATGCACTCGCACTTAATTACCTTATATCTCGAAGAGCTTATTAGAGTGAATTGACgcattttataaatgtaatcaaTTGTTGTAATCATATATGCACGCGTGCACTCTTTTGAGACATTTTAGATCATTCGTTATTAAATAACGAGGCTTATTGACTGGATATGTAGGTCAATGTTATGACTtgctattttaaaatataccaGTTCAGGTTTACGATGTGTatgaatacaaaataataaatatatacaatgatatacatacatatatatatatatatatatatatatatatatatatatatatatatatatatatacacgatatatataacgatgaaaataaaatgtaacagTATTTTTTATCAGTGCATTTCATTGTTCAGTAAACCTTTATTCATTAAGTAGAGGcataagatattattataattcgtataaatatttttattaagaaaaatattatcattaaaatatttacacgaTCGGTTgtatttaaatagatttactttatataaataaataataataattgtcaattagacgttgaataatattaaaatagtgtataatatattgtagtgaaataacgataacaagaaTATGACACGATGTAATTTACATGATTTCTTCAAGGTCTGTTTACAAgttaaacgataaaacgatcatttaataatagaaagagagatcatttaataatgaaaatgttagAATTAATGGCATATTACTACTAATGGTTAGATAACAAATGTACAGATACATAAATAACACTCAGTTATACACCAATATAGCTGAGCATGGTGAGAAAACATGTTGTTATTAGATTGTTGCATAATTACTTTAgcattttcttaaaatactCTCCTATGTTTgaattttttccttaaaaataACGTACAATCGAATAAACGTACACTTT
This portion of the Vespa velutina chromosome 4, iVesVel2.1, whole genome shotgun sequence genome encodes:
- the LOC124948914 gene encoding uncharacterized protein LOC124948914 isoform X1 → MRLSPIFLSCATASWLGPAEAIRSPSYSKDYELSTEFFLVPSEDTADRNGLASVASVISVPAPNRTVSVFRMPTRKGQERETESTRPPSSRFLLRQRPWALPLAALSAAAMLLMAGFEVFVLLKARAAAPNRRHLFLGQALLLGLFLLAGLSAAASLSQNPLSCAAFRLVGLPAALVFAALLVKCVFLLSLNSGVYLPAPYQALVLVFAVLVQVAIVGQWFYGEPPAVIQVQNVDQNGPLLGCKTPLGQTVASLGYPGILLIAVACLAVRARGVRDNNREAAFIGLAVGLSLPIWISSAIGSTVASSESDKEAWLAYGLLTTSFLVFLTMFLPKGRQLAALGREGPTTVIRDRDDALSSLPGSGYSPSFFHFKPAETSLKRKMHYHSADRVALVSSGIPGCSACRHGGSPIYSDEVHGPMETFVLPTGMYLRPEDAGNLYTTLSANPNVFFQRATHPGMMY
- the LOC124948914 gene encoding uncharacterized protein LOC124948914 isoform X2; translated protein: MRLSPIFLSCATASWLGPAEAIRSPSYSKDYELSTEFFLVPSEDTADRNGLASVASVISVPAPNRTVSVFRMPTRKGQERETESTRPPSSRFLLRQRPWALPLAALSAAAMLLMAGFEVFVLLKARAAAPNRRHLFLGQALLLGLFLLAGLSAAASLSQNPLSCAAFRLVGLPAALVFAALLVKCVFLLSLNSGVYLPAPYQALVLVFAVLVQVAIVGQWFYGEPPAVIQVQNVDQNGPLLGCKTPLGQTVASLGYPGILLIAVACLAVRARGVRDNNREAAFIGLAVGLSLPIWISSAIGSTVASSESDKEAWLAYGLLTTSFLVFLTMFLPKGRQLAALGREGPTTVIRDRDDALSSLPGSGYSPSFFHFKPAETSLKRKMHYHSAEVHGPMETFVLPTGMYLRPEDAGNLYTTLSANPNVFFQRATHPGMMY
- the LOC124948915 gene encoding inositol polyphosphate 5-phosphatase K-like isoform X1 — its product is MAGQLERLRIYFVTWNVATKYPVQDLHQLLNITHGNIKSLPDIYFIGLQEVKAQPQNMVLDIIFQEDPWTKSFREVLKDYDYVKIRSQRLQGLVLNMFCLRKHITHLRLVEAQYTRTGFGGMWGNKGAVSIRLNIYGVSICVVNTHLTPHDHLLADRIADYNTILREHSFSAPDTSNILYHDYVFWIGDLNFRLHGEDLTAIDIDLLVKKNKLNLLLERDQLKLVMRNGDAFAELNENNIEFPPTYKFEFASQEFDLKRRPSWTDRILYKVNADVYDDVTLSALQLNYKSHSNYIQSDHKPVTGEFDIMIRPNVEDHGVEFQPVSAWFIDEENSVSYKLIGDVRPVSGDWVGLFHNQFSSLDEYIVYEYVVRGRTAETSEVESSEPITERIFFSDSALRIPGMYRLVYVAQRGDLRGILGMSPPFPGHRRPL
- the LOC124948915 gene encoding inositol polyphosphate 5-phosphatase K-like isoform X2: MDQIVQGLVLNMFCLRKHITHLRLVEAQYTRTGFGGMWGNKGAVSIRLNIYGVSICVVNTHLTPHDHLLADRIADYNTILREHSFSAPDTSNILYHDYVFWIGDLNFRLHGEDLTAIDIDLLVKKNKLNLLLERDQLKLVMRNGDAFAELNENNIEFPPTYKFEFASQEFDLKRRPSWTDRILYKVNADVYDDVTLSALQLNYKSHSNYIQSDHKPVTGEFDIMIRPNVEDHGVEFQPVSAWFIDEENSVSYKLIGDVRPVSGDWVGLFHNQFSSLDEYIVYEYVVRGRTAETSEVESSEPITERIFFSDSALRIPGMYRLVYVAQRGDLRGILGMSPPFPGHRRPL